The Candidatus Desulfarcum epimagneticum DNA segment TAAATTGTTTCTCCTGCCAGATTAGCGCCCTTTAATATCGTAAAATTTGATTCTGCGATAAATTTCGCCCATATCATCAAAAGCGTTCAGCGCGAGTTTAATCCCGTCAATGATATCTTCATAGCTGCCTGGATACTCATGGGTGATGCTATTTCTGATTTCTCTGTAATTCATCCATTCCTGTGATGATGATATTATTTCAAGTCTTTCAAGCGTTGTGAGAATGTCTCTGAAAGGCATTGAGCGCTTATACTCTCCAAGCCTGTCCAAAAAGGCCGGGAATAATTTTTCTCCCATGTAATCCTGAATTTTGGAAAACCGATAAATAAAAGTGTCAAATGTTTTAACAACCTCAAAATTATCAAAACGAATAGAATTAAAATCAAATTCTCTGATTTCCAGGACAGCCTGGTCAGCCCTGCTGAAATGCATATTCAGGACATCATAAATATCCGTTTCAATCATATCTCAATTCCGGTTTCTCTTGCTGTTTTGTAAATACTTTTTTCCCTGTTATCTTTTGAATCAATCAGGACATCAATCTTTTGATCGCCCAGCTTCCACTTCAGAGTGGACAGAAACTTAATCTTGTCCTGTAAAACAACTTTTCGCCGCGGTTCAATATATAAATCAATATCGCCGCCCTTTAAAGCGTCATTCAGCCGACTGCCAAATAAAAACACTTTTGTCTCCAACCCAAAAACTGCGGACGCTGTGCTTTGAATGGTCTTTTTTTCAAAATCCGTCAGTCTCAAATGATTCATCCACTTTCATTCCGTGAGGAATTTTCG contains these protein-coding regions:
- a CDS encoding conserved hypothetical protein (Evidence 4 : Unknown function but conserved in other organisms) — encoded protein: MIETDIYDVLNMHFSRADQAVLEIREFDFNSIRFDNFEVVKTFDTFIYRFSKIQDYMGEKLFPAFLDRLGEYKRSMPFRDILTTLERLEIISSSQEWMNYREIRNSITHEYPGSYEDIIDGIKLALNAFDDMGEIYRRIKFYDIKGR
- a CDS encoding DNA polymerase subunit beta, producing MNHLRLTDFEKKTIQSTASAVFGLETKVFLFGSRLNDALKGGDIDLYIEPRRKVVLQDKIKFLSTLKWKLGDQKIDVLIDSKDNREKSIYKTARETGIEI